A genomic stretch from Candidatus Amarolinea dominans includes:
- a CDS encoding RNB domain-containing ribonuclease: MHSNDQQHRALLQSIAHRAMIERGLLPDFSAAALAELDKIQAAAGATNAESIRDLTDLLWASIDNDDSRDLDQLTVAETLPGGNVKIRVAVADVDALVKDGSAIDEHARHNTTSVYTAAEIFPMLPEALSTDLTSLNFAEERLAVVVEMVVGADGALLGSDIYRARVRNHAKLAYHSVAAWLEGNGALPDGIAAVKGLAENLRVQDRIAQSLKNLRHVHGALSLETIEAKPVFDGDRIRDLEVDEKNRAKELIEDFMIAANGVTARYLAAKKFPSIRRVVRTPKRWDRIVELAREQGAKLPDTPDSAALDKFLVTERAADPQGFPDLSLAVIKLLGAGEYVAERPGDTAPGHFGLAVKDYAHSTAPNRRYPDLITQRLLKAAIAGRAAPYSYAELDVLAKHFTAEEDAANKVERQVSKSAAALLLESRIGEQFNAIATGASDKGTWVRLLTVPVEGKVMSGFEGVDVGDRIRVQLVDVDVERGFIDFRKVGSSRR, translated from the coding sequence ATGCACAGCAATGACCAACAGCACCGTGCTCTTCTGCAGAGTATTGCCCACAGGGCAATGATCGAACGCGGGTTACTCCCCGACTTTTCGGCCGCGGCGCTGGCCGAACTGGACAAGATTCAAGCGGCCGCAGGGGCAACGAACGCTGAGTCAATTCGTGACCTGACCGATCTCCTGTGGGCATCCATTGACAACGACGACTCGCGCGACCTGGATCAGCTGACAGTCGCTGAGACTCTCCCCGGAGGCAACGTCAAGATTCGTGTGGCCGTGGCTGACGTGGACGCGCTGGTGAAGGACGGCTCGGCCATTGACGAACACGCGCGCCACAACACGACCTCGGTTTATACGGCGGCCGAGATTTTCCCGATGCTGCCTGAGGCGCTTTCTACCGACCTCACCTCCCTGAATTTCGCTGAGGAGCGCCTGGCCGTGGTCGTGGAGATGGTGGTCGGCGCGGACGGCGCTCTGCTGGGATCGGATATCTATCGGGCGCGCGTCCGCAATCACGCGAAGCTGGCCTACCACAGCGTGGCGGCCTGGCTGGAGGGGAACGGCGCTCTCCCCGATGGGATTGCGGCCGTCAAGGGCCTGGCGGAGAACTTGCGCGTGCAGGATCGGATCGCCCAGAGCCTGAAGAATCTGCGGCATGTCCATGGGGCGCTGAGCCTGGAAACCATCGAGGCGAAACCGGTCTTCGATGGCGACCGTATCCGTGACCTTGAAGTAGACGAGAAGAACCGCGCCAAGGAGCTCATCGAGGATTTCATGATCGCAGCCAACGGCGTGACCGCCCGCTATCTCGCGGCCAAGAAATTCCCTTCGATCCGCCGCGTGGTGCGCACGCCCAAACGTTGGGATCGGATTGTCGAGCTGGCCCGCGAACAAGGAGCCAAGCTGCCCGACACCCCGGATTCGGCAGCGCTGGATAAATTCCTCGTCACGGAGCGAGCTGCCGATCCACAAGGCTTCCCTGACCTCTCCCTCGCGGTGATCAAACTGCTGGGCGCGGGCGAATATGTCGCCGAACGACCCGGCGACACGGCCCCAGGGCACTTTGGTCTCGCGGTTAAGGACTACGCCCATTCCACCGCCCCGAATCGCCGCTATCCCGATCTGATCACGCAGCGCCTGTTGAAGGCCGCCATCGCGGGCCGAGCGGCGCCCTATAGCTATGCTGAACTGGACGTCCTGGCCAAACATTTCACCGCAGAAGAGGACGCCGCTAACAAGGTCGAACGGCAGGTCAGCAAATCCGCCGCGGCGCTCCTCCTCGAATCGAGGATCGGCGAACAGTTCAATGCGATTGCCACAGGCGCTTCCGACAAGGGCACCTGGGTCAGGCTGCTCACCGTCCCTGTCGAAGGAAAGGTGATGAGCGGGTTCGAGGGCGTGGATGTCGGCGACCGGATTCGCGTGCAACTGGTTGATGTGGACGTTGAGCGCGGCTTTATTGATTTCAGGAAAGTCGGTTCATCAAGACGTTGA
- a CDS encoding alpha amylase C-terminal domain-containing protein has translation MGAIPHAGGVAFRVWAPYAQQVAVIGSFNEWDGGKHPMQAEENGSWYANVAGAHVGDQYKFLLTTMQGEFKRIDPYAREVTNSVGNAIVHDPSFDWAGDDFQLAPWNELVVYELHVGTFNEVDDNVPGKFATVSARLEHLRKLGVNAIQIMPIAQFAGERSWGYNPSHIFSVETDYGGPLGFKRFIKRAHENGIAVILDVVYNHFGPSDLDLWQFDGWSENGRGGIYFYNDDRARTPWGDTRPDYGRGEVRQFILDNASMWLDEYHVDGLRFDGTVYIRTPHGPGSADLPDGWSLLQAINTLVEQKYPGRITIAEDLQNNKWLTRDVDAGGAGFGSQWDANFVHPIRQAVITPQDEQRSLAAIRDAICYRYNDDASDRVIYSESHDEVASGQARVPQEINPDDPEGWYAQKRSTLAAALVFTAPGIPMLFQGQEFLEGGWFRDTVPLDWDQSDEFRGIVRLYRDLIGLRLNRDGFTRGLCGQSIRVFHLHDERKVIAFHRWDKGGPADDVVIVANFFREPQDGYVIGFPAAGIWKLRFNSDWRGYSEAFGDHSSADVVAEPGEYDGFPCHAALSVGPYSVLIFSQGMKE, from the coding sequence ATGGGCGCGATCCCTCACGCAGGGGGGGTCGCCTTTCGCGTCTGGGCCCCTTATGCGCAGCAGGTCGCCGTCATCGGATCATTCAACGAATGGGACGGTGGCAAACACCCCATGCAGGCCGAGGAGAACGGCTCCTGGTACGCCAACGTAGCCGGGGCGCATGTCGGCGATCAGTATAAGTTCCTGCTGACCACCATGCAGGGCGAGTTCAAGCGCATTGACCCATATGCCCGCGAGGTAACCAATTCGGTCGGCAACGCCATCGTCCACGACCCGAGCTTCGACTGGGCGGGGGACGACTTTCAGCTCGCCCCCTGGAACGAGCTCGTCGTCTACGAGCTGCATGTCGGCACATTCAACGAGGTAGACGACAATGTCCCCGGCAAGTTTGCCACGGTGTCGGCCCGGCTGGAGCATCTGAGAAAGCTCGGCGTCAACGCAATCCAGATCATGCCGATCGCCCAGTTCGCAGGAGAACGGTCGTGGGGTTACAACCCTTCGCACATCTTTTCGGTGGAGACCGATTACGGCGGCCCCCTGGGGTTCAAGCGGTTCATCAAGCGCGCCCACGAGAACGGCATTGCGGTGATCCTCGACGTCGTTTACAACCACTTTGGCCCAAGCGACCTCGACCTTTGGCAGTTCGACGGCTGGTCCGAGAATGGTCGCGGCGGCATCTACTTTTACAACGATGACCGGGCGCGCACACCCTGGGGCGATACCCGGCCCGATTACGGACGCGGCGAGGTGCGCCAATTTATCCTCGATAACGCCAGCATGTGGCTCGACGAATACCACGTGGACGGCCTCCGTTTCGATGGCACGGTCTACATTCGCACCCCGCATGGCCCCGGCAGTGCGGATCTGCCCGATGGCTGGAGTCTGCTCCAGGCGATCAACACCCTGGTCGAGCAGAAATACCCCGGCCGGATCACCATCGCCGAGGACTTGCAGAATAACAAATGGCTCACCAGGGACGTTGATGCCGGCGGCGCCGGGTTCGGCTCGCAATGGGATGCCAACTTCGTCCACCCCATCCGCCAGGCGGTGATCACCCCCCAGGATGAGCAACGCTCGCTGGCCGCTATTCGCGATGCGATCTGTTATCGCTACAACGATGACGCATCTGACAGGGTCATCTACAGCGAATCGCACGACGAGGTGGCAAGCGGCCAGGCGCGCGTGCCGCAAGAGATCAACCCGGACGACCCCGAAGGCTGGTACGCGCAGAAGCGTTCGACGCTGGCCGCCGCGCTGGTTTTTACGGCCCCCGGCATCCCCATGCTCTTTCAGGGTCAGGAATTCCTCGAAGGCGGGTGGTTCCGCGACACGGTTCCGCTTGACTGGGACCAGAGCGACGAGTTCCGCGGCATCGTTCGGCTCTATCGCGACCTGATCGGGCTGCGACTCAACCGCGACGGTTTCACGCGCGGCCTTTGCGGGCAGTCTATCCGGGTCTTTCACTTGCACGACGAACGCAAAGTCATCGCCTTCCACCGTTGGGATAAGGGCGGCCCGGCGGATGACGTCGTGATCGTCGCCAACTTTTTCCGCGAGCCACAGGATGGCTACGTCATCGGCTTCCCGGCCGCAGGGATCTGGAAGCTGCGCTTCAACAGCGACTGGCGAGGCTACAGCGAAGCCTTCGGAGATCATTCAAGCGCCGATGTGGTCGCCGAACCGGGCGAGTACGACGGTTTTCCCTGCCACGCGGCGCTTTCGGTTGGCCCCTACAGTGTGCTGATCTTCTCGCAAGGAATGAAGGAATGA
- a CDS encoding lmo0937 family membrane protein: MLWTIVVILVVLWLLGLVANIGGGLIHILLVVALVVMAVNLLQGRRALG; the protein is encoded by the coding sequence ATGTTATGGACGATTGTAGTGATTCTCGTGGTTCTGTGGCTACTAGGTCTGGTAGCCAACATCGGCGGTGGGCTGATTCACATTCTGTTAGTGGTCGCCCTGGTCGTCATGGCGGTGAATCTGTTGCAGGGCCGCCGCGCATTAGGGTAA
- a CDS encoding HEAT repeat domain-containing protein produces MIVQNASQVHKIVGIHADSRQITPMRVMFCLALCALIGSMAPIAAASHRDATVPQQAGTPALDAPQATYRYTSQTDGTTQVQRSTDGGRTWADAGMVPERVLQLVSNPMNDTVVFARTGANLWHSETGGVNWASVASLPGRPLALAMTGHSDPSGLLFLGTDTQGLYTSLNGGETWQAAGGRLSQVGAGSLAINALAVSPGDEQVVYATATFSMATPQGLHSIQLAFISVDDGRHWFEMTPAQHLDQSIAQMTPLVGPLLAVLIPTPHGTQVVGLDVGLAFATGLSDPDPGMRAATARAIGFSHDRALLPILLLDLRDPDLLAGDQVAEAIGRLGDASAVPLLMPALSDTDEIIRARAATALGWLHAEEAIPSLSAMLRHDGPWASRHAAEALATIGTPAAMAGLTAPLADQPMTPARHAAMGALERAGQPAVAAVVAALNDSSAVVRTNAAEMLGWLKPASAVADLARLLSDPDPAVQAQAAWALGEINTEPARLALNPAPVALLVAPVLPAVLPRAIADVPADTWTLTAMVALLVLGLLAIVLIWKGPRPTSHLGHT; encoded by the coding sequence ATGATCGTACAAAATGCTTCGCAGGTTCACAAGATAGTTGGGATACACGCCGATTCGCGGCAGATAACACCCATGCGGGTGATGTTCTGCCTGGCGCTTTGCGCCCTCATCGGCAGCATGGCGCCAATCGCGGCCGCTTCGCATCGTGATGCGACGGTTCCGCAACAGGCGGGCACACCCGCGCTCGATGCGCCACAGGCCACGTATCGTTACACCAGCCAGACAGATGGCACCACGCAGGTGCAGCGCAGTACCGATGGCGGCCGCACCTGGGCGGACGCGGGCATGGTCCCTGAGCGTGTGTTGCAGTTGGTGTCCAACCCTATGAACGACACCGTGGTGTTCGCCCGCACCGGCGCCAACCTCTGGCACAGCGAGACCGGTGGCGTCAACTGGGCAAGCGTGGCCTCGCTGCCCGGCCGGCCGCTGGCTCTGGCGATGACCGGCCATTCCGACCCATCGGGCCTGCTCTTCCTGGGGACCGATACCCAGGGTCTCTATACCAGCCTCAATGGCGGCGAGACCTGGCAGGCGGCCGGCGGCAGGCTGTCTCAGGTGGGGGCAGGCTCGCTCGCGATCAACGCCCTCGCGGTAAGCCCTGGTGATGAGCAGGTCGTCTATGCGACCGCAACGTTCAGCATGGCTACTCCCCAAGGGCTGCACAGCATTCAGCTTGCGTTCATCAGTGTTGACGACGGCCGCCATTGGTTTGAAATGACGCCGGCACAACATCTTGACCAATCCATCGCGCAAATGACCCCGCTCGTTGGCCCGCTGCTCGCCGTCCTGATTCCAACCCCTCACGGAACTCAGGTGGTTGGTTTGGACGTAGGCCTCGCGTTCGCGACCGGGCTGTCTGACCCCGACCCCGGCATGCGTGCCGCGACCGCTCGCGCCATAGGCTTCTCTCATGATCGCGCGCTGCTGCCTATCCTCCTGCTGGACCTGCGCGATCCTGACCTGCTTGCCGGCGATCAGGTGGCTGAGGCCATCGGCCGGTTAGGCGATGCAAGCGCCGTGCCCTTGCTCATGCCTGCCCTGTCTGATACCGACGAGATCATCCGCGCCCGCGCGGCCACGGCCCTGGGCTGGCTGCATGCTGAAGAAGCGATCCCGTCATTGAGCGCCATGCTGCGACACGATGGGCCCTGGGCCAGCCGGCACGCGGCCGAGGCGTTGGCAACCATCGGGACCCCTGCGGCGATGGCCGGCCTGACGGCGCCGCTTGCCGACCAACCGATGACGCCGGCGCGTCACGCGGCGATGGGTGCCCTTGAGAGGGCCGGCCAACCCGCCGTGGCCGCAGTGGTGGCCGCCCTGAATGATTCGAGCGCCGTGGTGCGCACGAATGCCGCAGAAATGCTCGGTTGGCTGAAACCTGCGAGCGCTGTGGCCGATCTGGCCCGCCTGCTCTCGGACCCGGATCCCGCGGTGCAGGCCCAGGCCGCTTGGGCTTTGGGTGAAATCAATACCGAGCCAGCACGCCTGGCGCTCAATCCGGCGCCGGTTGCACTGCTGGTCGCACCAGTCCTGCCGGCCGTGTTGCCCCGTGCCATTGCCGATGTCCCGGCCGACACCTGGACCCTGACGGCGATGGTAGCCTTGTTGGTGCTCGGGCTGCTCGCCATCGTACTGATTTGGAAGGGACCGCGGCCGACATCGCACCTTGGGCATACGTGA